The DNA sequence GTGCTGTAGTTATGGGACGCTTCCATGCCTTGCGAATATCACACAGGATTATGTTCTGGTTTGGTGTGAGCCGCACGCTCAAATCATGCTTCTCTATTATCTCCCGTaatgtcttcttcattttcccCCCAATTCGACCATTATCCACATGAAGCCCGCAAAACAAACTGCCATCACCCTGTTaaaagatttatattatcaGAATACATGGCATAGATCAGGGGCAGTTACAggtaatgacattttttttttcctaaagtAAAAGTTACAGGTAATTACTTGATAATAAAAGGTAAGATTTGGGATGGTATCAACTAAGTAGGAGAGacattcaaattttcaaaccttAGGACAAAGGTACAGATACAAGAACAAACCTGCTCATGCCATCCCAAGTAACTTCTAAATTCCCACTCTGGCAATTCACGGAAAGGTTCAAACTTTTTTCCATAATATTGCTCAACAACACTTCTAAACTTTTCAATCCCCCAGGAGCTgaccaaatatttcattctactATACTTCCGATCAtctcttcttccattttctcGCTGCGTAACAACAATAGCTTTCACTGCATATAGTATATCCTCTTTTGGCACATAACCCAATGGCTCTCCAAGACGGGCAAAAGTGGTCTCCAATCTGTGTGTTCTTCCCATACCACCACCAACCTGCAACAGGAATGTCAAGTAACTATCAATTATAAGCCATAGAAGCAAACATGGAACTGTTAGATTTGTTCCATCTTACATATATGTTGAATCCCTGAGGTTCCCCCTCATCATCAGAAACAACAACAACACCAATATCATTTGTGAGAATATCAACCGAGTTATCTGTAGGCACAGTAACTGCAACTTTGAATTTCCTTGGCAAGAACTGGGTTCCATAAATGGGCTCAGGTGAATCAGGGAAATTTGTTCCATGAGAATTATCATTGCGGGCCTTCACTACTTCAGGAGGTTCTGCCGACATGACTCGCTCTCCATCCACCCATACATCATAGTAGAAGCCAGACTGAGGTGTAAGGAGTGCAGCAATGTTATCTGCAGTTTGCTGTGCAAATAGGTAGTCTTTTCTTGTAAGTGGAGCAGCAGGAGCAAGAACATTCCTGTTGAGATCACCGCATGCACCAAGAGTTGAGCCCATGTTTTTAATGATGGTGCTCATAACAGTCTTGAGGTCCTTCTTCAGAACCCCATGGAGCTGAAATGTTTGTCTGGTGGTCAAACGAAGTGTTCCAATTCCAAACTGATCCGCAAGATCATCCATTGTCAAGTAGAGTTTATTGGACACTTTTCCACATGGGTTCTTTGTACGAAGCATAAATGAGTAATTCCTTTGACCACGATCATCTCTGTTGTACTGTTGATAGCTCCCATGGAACTTGATCAATTGTGTGGCAGCCTCATTTATATTTGGAGCATCTGTCAAGATCTCCTCATTAAGAGGGTATCTAATGAAATTACTTTGTTCCTTGAATATTTCAACCTTACTGCGCTTAGTCTGAGAAGCAGTGTCAGGCTTTGCTGGCTGTAagaaagagattatacaaattTTCAGCACCACATAGTTTGCTCGCTAAAATTAAAAGGTATCAATCTAATAATCAGTATCCTCCAAaggataggtttattcgagtctaACATTTGCtaataatcaaataattaatatttcataATCTGACCTCTTAGAAGATAAGTTCAGGGAACTTTCTTTGTTAAGGTTTCTAGCAACAAGATGGGAGTAGAACATTAAAAGATTTTGCATCGAAAAAAAAAGCACCTATCAGGACAttaaaaatgactaaaatgaGTATCCTTTTGCAGTATCATGCAGAAACCAGTATAGAGTTCATCGCTGCAATAGCAATATACTCAAGTATCAAACCTTAATGGCTTCCGATTATGAACAATCATTCACTTGTTCCGACAGAGAAAAAGATATTAAAACAGGACTATTATTCCACTTTAGGAGCTACTTGGCTCTCACattaaaagagagaaaactaCACGACATGCCACGAGAATGGCTACCTTCTCTTTCTTCCTATTTGAACAGATTAggaaatttctcttttttttacaAGCAAAATTAGGAAATTTCTATTGCCAGCTTGAAAAATTCGAatatttcgttttttttttttttttttttcacttcgaAATCGTAAATTAGTTAATGGTTTTCATTTATAAGCAAACATAGAAATAAAGAACATATTTGATAGACCGATTTGGATTGAGCTCTTCCCTACATTTTCTTAACAACCAAACAAGTATCCAAAAATTGAAACAGACAAATGAGAAGAAACTTATAACGAGAATAGCTCAAAGTACCCTCATTTATAAATCATTTAGCTCCCTTCTCTCATACTCTCAAAGAAACAAACCATGCAGCCACAGAGTAAAACTTCTCTCGTTCTCCTACAACTTCTCGGCATACAAACAGAGCTAACTAAAAACATTGAATCAGAGCTTCAAActcaaagtgaaaagaaaaataagagggAAAATCGGAGGGAAATCGCACCGTGGCCACAGCTCTAATAAGCGAAAGATTGGAAGACGGAACCGACACGGAGTGCAGGTGTCGGGTTAAAGCAAGAGAATTGGAGGACCTGAGGCCGCGTAAGGTCGGAAACTGAATTGTCTGGTCCTTCAGCAAAGCAGTGTTGGCAGCTCCATACGACGTCGTCATGACGTCTCGAAATCAAAGAGCAAGCCTTAGACGGAGCTAGGGTTTACGattggaggaggaggaagaagaagcaaaGGGAGCTAGCAGTGTGCGAAGAAGAAGGTTGATAGATATATGAACACTCGCCTCTCCGCGTTTGTTTGTGGCCGTCACGTGCACCTCACTTTCAGTTTTTTAACGCTTTTTTTAACCCCTTATAATcgtttttagaaagaaaaaatcaattcatcatttttctacattatatattatatataattcttattaatttttaatttttttattaaataaatagtatataaatgataagtAGAAAAAAGCAATtagtttagtaaaaataaaatcataaaaattataaaaagataaaaataaattttatgtatgGTATGTAGAAATGATGAGCAAGAAAACTCTTTaggaaattatacaaaaatggcaagaatttattaaaattagtaGCTTAAAATTGAAGGATTTGATCCATTCACTTCAAATTTAGGtagaaatatattaaatttgaaCTCCATTTGcagttcattatttttattttgagtaatattatatacagtttaAAGTATATAAGTCtcgcatatttatttttaaaaaatgtgatgtttattaaaaaaataataatttttatgtgaCTTATAGatttatctaatatttttaaaataagcaAGTGAAATTTGTAcactctaaaattataaatattatttttttattttaatttgttagaaATTGAACAATAAGaatctaataattatttaatttttaaaatttatcttataaattaaattatatcacctAAATCATTCGTGATGTAGAAATTTTATAtcactaaaatttaaaatttaaatataaaaaatcgtTGATATTTTATCAAACTAAAATCTGAATCATAATTTTGACTCgtgacaaaaaaatttaataaatatttaaataaatattgaaaatctaatattaaaagtcgaatccaacataaaaataactcttttagaaaatacttaatgCCTGATTTAGATGGTGAGTTGAGTTgatatgaaagtttaaaatattattttttaatattattattattttaaaattaaaaaaattaaattatttattatattttatattaaaaattaaaaaaattataataattaaaagagaTGAATTAAGTTGAATTTGACTGGCTTGGCTAACCAAAAGGAGCCTTAAAGATTAACCCACAATGACGACTACTGATAACTTGAAAGGAATCGGCGCGCGCAATCACGCGCCGTGACGAAGGCAGTGGAGTGGCAGTGGGGGAAGGGGTTGTATGTGGCAGAGATGCGGAAAGTTAGATATGAGATTCCGTAGGGTTCATTGAATCTGGACAACCTCAATCCAACATGTTTCCCTTGACAAATTGAGTTTGACCATGTTCTACCTAGGGGCTgccccctttttttatttttttttaaagtaaataaataagcaGATGTGGCTGCCCGTTctcaataataattattaattattggcAGTCTTGTCTAAGCAAATTTGAGTTTTGCTCTGCGTTAACATCCCATCTATAGTGAgacttttataatttaaaaaataaaataaaatatcaataattcttttaatataactaatataaaaaactttcaCATCAGTATGCTGGGAaacaaaaataggaaaaatgaaagaagaaatgagagagagagagagagagagagagagagagagagagagagagcaaaatcATGAGAGTTTGATAGATTTATGAGCtgtttggattcaaaaacaaaaaattctaaacataagtctatgcatcatattttttttcttttatcaaatgtttggcatatagataataagtagaagaattcattagtttaagaagaataaatccaaaaaaaaaatattgtagtgTGTGGACTTATGTATAGTAAAACTCTtcaaaaactatttcatctcatctcatcattataacttttccaaacttccatacaatataataaacaaatcaaCTTTATTAAATCCTAATTCAAcctttcaaatcttaaaataataataatattaaaaataatattttaacaatattttatttaactttgatCTAAAActgtctcatctcatttcatctcactatccaaacatccCCTAAGTTAGAATTGACCTAGGTCATGAGCCATGCACCATTGAGCTAAGATAGGGACAATGAATGATGGAGAGAAGTGAAGGGATAGAACAGATATTAAGAGATAgaacaaatataaaatgaaaaaaaaaaaaaaaaaaaggcatcatTTTGATGCAAACAAAAACCTCAATTCGGCCAGACACCCTTTGTGTTTGAAAGAAGCAGAAGAGATCACCACCAAATTAAAGGAAGAAATATATCTATAATAAAAGGATAAAATTCTTATATAGTTCATACAACATGTTCTGCATAATAAAAGTTCACAAGGTTGCTGCTTTTCTGATTGGAGAGGGGGAAAGGCAAAAaggtaaataaaagaaaaaggatagaAAGAAGAGAAACTTGACTGTGTACTTGGtgcatttttctcattttaggCTACTGAGTTCCATGAAGATTGAAGCCACCAGTTGAGCTTGGAGATGACACATTCTTGCAGTAAAATAGACTAGCTTCATCTTCAATCACCAGATGTTTACCTGAACAAACAAGAAGAAGGTGGCACAGGTATCATAATTATGGATCATTATTACCCAAGAGACAATGTGAGAAATTTCCATTACATTCCTTAAATGAATCTTTAGTAAATTAAATCTAGAGCTATCAAGCACTGGTCAGTGAACAAGATTGTGGGGGTTAATTTGCATAAGCACAAGTTGAGTGCCAAACGGCAGAAGAAGACAGATTCCAATTACCTTGACACTttgaacaaaacaaaacagcaaAGAGGATTTGAAGTATCCAAAGAAGGTCCTAACAGAACAACCAGAAATATGTGGTAATAAACTGGTCTATCGTAAGGGTAATtcccaaaatataaatataatataaatataatatatatatatatatatatatatagagagagagagagagagagagagagagccgcaACACCATTAGATATCCACCACAGCTGCGTAATCATTTGTACACCTGCTGTATCCTCGCACATCCTTGACATACTTTCATTGTAGCCTCTACATATTCTCTTTATGCATCTTGCATACCCC is a window from the Carya illinoinensis cultivar Pawnee chromosome 14, C.illinoinensisPawnee_v1, whole genome shotgun sequence genome containing:
- the LOC122294256 gene encoding sulfite reductase [ferredoxin], chloroplastic, translating into MTTSYGAANTALLKDQTIQFPTLRGLRSSNSLALTRHLHSVSVPSSNLSLIRAVATPAKPDTASQTKRSKVEIFKEQSNFIRYPLNEEILTDAPNINEAATQLIKFHGSYQQYNRDDRGQRNYSFMLRTKNPCGKVSNKLYLTMDDLADQFGIGTLRLTTRQTFQLHGVLKKDLKTVMSTIIKNMGSTLGACGDLNRNVLAPAAPLTRKDYLFAQQTADNIAALLTPQSGFYYDVWVDGERVMSAEPPEVVKARNDNSHGTNFPDSPEPIYGTQFLPRKFKVAVTVPTDNSVDILTNDIGVVVVSDDEGEPQGFNIYVGGGMGRTHRLETTFARLGEPLGYVPKEDILYAVKAIVVTQRENGRRDDRKYSRMKYLVSSWGIEKFRSVVEQYYGKKFEPFRELPEWEFRSYLGWHEQGDGSLFCGLHVDNGRIGGKMKKTLREIIEKHDLSVRLTPNQNIILCDIRKAWKRPITTALAQAGLLQPRFVDPLNITAMACPAFPLCPLAITEAERGIPNIIKRVRAVFEKVGLRYNESIVLRVTGCPNGCARPYMAELGLVGDGPNSYQVWLGGKPNQTSLARSFMDKVKVQDLEKVLEPLFYHWKRRRQSKESFGEFTIRMGFEKLKELVDKWEGPVLAPSRYNLKLFADKETYEAVHELAKLQNKNAHQLAMEVIRNFVASQQNGKGE